In Nocardioides sp. W7, the genomic stretch GCACCTGGGCGTGCCACTCGTCGATCCCGAGCTCGTCGGCGACCGCCCGGGCCACGTGGGGGTGGTCGCCGGTGAGCATGACGACTCGTCGCACACCGTCGGCGCGGAGAGCCGCGACGACCGCGCGAGATTCGGGTCGGACGGTGTCGCGGAGGCTGATCAGGCCGGTCAGGGTCCCGTCGACCGCGAGCAGTAGGGGAGTCTCGGTATCGCGCTGGAGGCGGGTGACCCGGGCGGTGGCGTCGTCGGGGACGGAGACCTTCTCCTGGTCGAGTAGGTCGAGGTTGCCGAGCAGGAGCACCCGGCCGTCGGTGAAGGTGCGCATGCCCAGGCCGAGGAGTACCTCGCACTCCTCGTGCGCGGGGATCGCGATATGTCGGTCCTCGGTTGACCGGATCACGGCCTGGGCGAGGGGGTGCCGGGAGTGGATCTCGGAGCTGGCGGCGTAGGTCAGGACCTGCTCCGGTGTCCAGTCGTCGGAGAACGAGACGACGTTGGTCACGACGGGACGGCCCACGGTGAGGGTGCCGGTCTTGTCGAACACCACGGCATCGACTCGGGCCGCGGCCTCCAGGTGGGATCCGCCCTTGACGAGGATCCCGCGCCGGGCGCCGTTGCCGATGGCCGCACTGATCGCGGTGGGGGTGGCCAGGCCGGCGAGCCCGCGCAGGGCGCCACGGAGGAACGGGTAGCCGGTGAAGAGGGTGACGCCAGCTGCTGCGGTGCGCGCGGTGGGGCCCAGCACCGGCGGTCGCCGGGCGACGTAGCGGCGTATGCCGAGGAGGACCAGGGCGGCGCCCCCGACGGACATCCGCGCCAGGTCGCCGTTGCTCACGTCCTCGGACCGTGGCCGTCGCGAGGGGACGACGACGGACGACGTGCACAGGCCCGCCGTGACAGCCTCGGTCACCACACCATGGTCGCTGGCACCGGGGCGGAACCAGACGACGAGCGCACCGGTGCGGGGGTAGGCGTGGACCGCGCGGACGCCGTGAACCTGGGCGACCGCGTCCTCGACCTGGACGGCCCGAGCCGTCGACCCGACGAGGCCGGGTGCGAAGTGGCGAGCGCGGCCCGCTGCCTCACTGCGGGCGACGAGCCGTACGCCGGTCACCGGTTCAGTGGTCGTGGTCATGGACGAGGTCGGCCGCGCCCGGGGGCGGTGCCTGTTCGCCGACCCGGGCCCGGGCCTCGGCGACCAGGTCGCCGGTGACCAGGCGGACCTGCTCGGCGCCGACCTCGGCGCGGCGCTGGCCGCGCAGACCCCAAGCGAGCGCAACGACCGCGCCCTCACGAGCGGTCCCGCCGGACAGCGCCTTCTTCGCGCCGTCGTAGGTCGCCGCGCCGACGAGCCCGGTGAGAATGGTGGAGCCGGCCTTGGCTACGAAGCCGGTCATCATGTCGGAGTCCTCTCACCCGATGACTGGGAGGTCACCAGGACGACTTGGTCATGCCGGGCAGCTCGCCACGGTGGGCGAGCGTGCGCAGGTTGATGCGTGAGAGCCCGACCTTGCCGACGTAGCCGCGTGGTCGGCCGTCGACCTGGTCGCGGTTGCGGACCCGGACCGGGCTGGCGTCTCGCGGCATCCGGCCGAGCGCTCGTACGGCGGCGTCGCGTTCCTCGGCGGTGGCGGCGGTGCGCACCCGTTCCTTCAGCCCGGCCCGGCGCTCGGCGTACCGGGCGACGATCTGCTTGCGTCGCTCGTTGGCGACGATCTTGGACTTCTTGGCCATCAGCGCTCCTCGCGGAAATCGACGTGCCGGCGGACCCGGGGGTCGTACCTGCGCAGCACGAGTCGCTCGGGGTCGTTGCGCCGGTTCTTCTTGGTGACGTAGGTGTAGCCCGTGCCGGCGGTGGAACGGAGCTTCACGATGGGTCGGAGGTCGCTGCCCTTCCTGGACATCAGAGCCTGACCCCTCGGGAGCGCAGCTGGGCGACGACGGCCTCGATGCCGCGCTGGTCGACCGTCTTGATGCCCCGGGCGCTCAGGGTCAGGGTGACCTGGTGGCCCAGGCTGGGGACCCAGTAGCGCTTGGACTGGATGTTGACGTCGAAGCGTCGCTTCGTGCGGCGGTGGGAGTGCGAGACATGGTGCCCGAAGCCGGGGGTGGCTCCGGTGACCTGGCAGACGCGAGCCATGGACGTTCCTCTCGGATCGGGCCGTCAGCCCTGGCGGGCCTTGAGACGGGGGTTCTGCTTGTTGATGACGTAGATGCGGCCTCGTCTGCGGACGACCTGGGAGCCGGGCTGGTTCTTCAGGGAGCGGATCGAGTTGCGGACCTTCATGTCGTGCCTTCCGGTCGGAGGTGGGTGTAGGGGAGGAGGGCCAGCTCGCGGGCGTTCTTGATCGCCCGAGTGACGGCACGTTGCTGCTGTGGAGTGAGACCGGTGACGCGGCGGGAGCGGATCTTGCCCCGGTCGGAGATGAACGTGCGCAGGAGCGCGGTGTCCTTGTAGTCGACGTGCGCGACGTCGGGGGCCAGGAGCGGCTTGCGCCGCTTCGTGCCGCCTGGGCGCGACCGCGGCACCGACCGCGCGCTCATCGGCGTGCCCCGGTCGTCGGGTCGACGTACCCGCGCTCGACGGCACGGACGAGCGGGCGCGGGACATGATGGACCAGGCCGTCGACCGTGACGGGCACCAGATCGACGGGCGTGGCCTTCCATTGCGAGCGGCGGTGTCGGGTGTTGCTGCGTGAGGTCTTGCGCTTCGGGACGGCCACCAGCCGCCTCCTTCCGTGGGGGTCGGCGCCAGGCGCCGGGCGGGTTGAAGTCAGGCGAGGTCGTGGATGTCGCCGAGCCAGGGCTCGAGACCGTCCTCCAGCACGTCCCACGAGCGGCGTCGCAGGAGCGCTTCCTCCGGTGCGAGGAGAAGCCGCTCGAACGCCCCCTCCAGGCCAGCGGGCGGCGCGCCGGTCCCGGTGAAGATCAGTCGGGTCCGGGGAGTGCGGCGGCCCCAGGTGCTGTAGGCCCCGATGCTGAGCTGCCCGCCGGCCCCCGACCATTCGAGAGCATCCTGCGGGCGGGTGGGGACCCAGAAGCAGCCACGGGATCGGAAGGGGCCGTCGGCGAGGGTCTCGATGTGGTCGAGCAGTCGCTCGGGGTGGAACGGGCGGGGGGAGGACAGGTCGATCCGCCAGGCGTGCCCGGCGCCGAGGTCGGGCAGCTGCTGCTCGTGCGCCGGGTAGCGCCAGGTGTCGCGACGGGCCTGGCTGAAGCGTCGCGAGACGAGTTCCGCGCCGTCGAGGCGTTCGAAGCCGACGAGCAGGTGGGCGTCCGGGCGGGCCAAGGCGGCGAGAAGGTCCCGGTCCTCAGGGTTCGGGTCCTGGTCGAGGACGACGGCGTCGGCGTACTCGATCAGGGGCGTTGAGGGTCTCGCCGGTCCCGCGCTCGTCGTCGGGGCCGGTGTGCCAGCGCCGGTCGCGGAGCGGGACGGCTGAGAGAAGGTCGGCCCCGAGATGCTCGGCTCCGAGAACCGCCACGGTGGTCCGGCGTCGCAGACGACGGGCCAGGCGGAGGTCGGACGCCAGGACGGTGTCGAGCTGGACGGCCTCGGTCGAGGTGGGCAGTGCCACTACGGCCGTGGCCCACTGTCCGTCGCGCGCCAGGCGCTCCAGGGTCGGTACGACGTCCTTGCGGAGCGCGCACGAGATGCAGGCGTGCTCCAGGGCGATGCCCTCGTGCTCCAGGATCCCGCCGGCGTGGCTCACCACACGGGTCAGCTGCTGGGACTCGGGATCGATCCGGTGGCGGACCGCGACGGCCCGCGGCGAGTCCCACGACAGGCTCATCATGGCGCGGTCGACGAGGGCGGGGTCGACGCCGGTGACGACAAGGAGGTCCACGATCAGCCTCTCAAGAATGAGAATCGTTATCAATAACCTGTCATGTGTGATGCCGCAGGTCAAGCCGGAGGGGCGGTGAGGGGCGTGAGATGCCGTCGTCGGGCGACGGCGAGCGACCGCCTCGTCACCGCGCGTCGACGGGTCGGGTCTCGGTGAGGACGGCGAACGCCACGAAGCGGTCCTCGGAGTGGAAGAGGTCGGCGCACGTCGTGAGGGTGAGCAGCCGCTGGCCGACGCCCCGAGGCGGTTGGGGCCCGCCGTCGGGGTTGGTCGGTGTGTCGTCGAGCACCCAGGTCTCGGCGAGGGGCAGCTCCAGTTCGTCGCCGTCCGTGAGGAGCTCGTAGACGAGGTCGGCGTCGCGGGTGCTGACGACCACCTCGTCGCCGCGCCGCAGCTCGGCCATCCGCCGCAGCGGCTCGCCGCGGGTGATGCGGTGGCCCGCGAGCGCGTAGTTGCCCACCCCGCCGGGACCGGCGGACCCGACGAAGTGCCCGAAGCCGGAGGACAGCGCGTCGTCGGCCGTGCCCTCGACGACCGGGACGGCGTAGGAGGCGCCGAACCGCGGGATGCGGACGACCGCCCGCGACGGGCCGGCATCGGTGGCGACGGTGTCCTCGCCCGTGCGCCAGGCCGCGGTGAGGTCGGCGACCGTGGCCGCGTGCCGGCCCTCGGCCAACCAGGTGGTGCCGTAGGTCTGCCAACCGACATGTCCCAGCACGGCCGATCCGGCCAGGAGCAGACTCGCGCCGACCAGCACGCCGATGCGAGGTCGTCGCCGTCGAGGGATGAGGTGAGGCACGGGGGTCCTGTCATTAGGAATGATTCTCATTTGCAGTATATGGTCTGCTCGCCATCGTCCCCGACCGGAGGTCCAGCCGCATGAGGATCCGTTCCGCCTTTGTCCCGATGCTGAGCGTCGTGCTCGTGGGGCTCGCTCTAGTCGCTCCTGGAACGGCCGTCGGTGCGACGGACGCGGTCGCGGGCCAGGGGCCGGGGCCCGGGCCGGTCACCGCCTTCGACCTGTCCGTCGACGAGGGCGTCCCCGTCCTGCGGGTCCGCCAGGGCGAGCAGGTTTGGGACCCCGCCGACGTCGTCCTGCGTGCGGACGGCGAGCGCGCTGCGCTCGCCCTGCCCAGCTCGCTGCCCTCTCGATACAGCGGTCTTCTCACGCCCGGCAGCACTGTCTACGAGATGCCCGGGACGCCCACGGCGGACCTGCCTAGCCTGGGCTGGGGAGCCCCGGTGCTTGGCGCCGGCGCCTCGGCGACGCTCCGGCTGGCCGTCACCGGCCCGGGCCGCGTGCTCGTGGCGACCGATCACGGAGAGAGGCGACCGCTCGACGTTCACCTCGACAGCAGTCGTCCCGAGCCGGCCGTCATCGTGTTGCCCTCCGGGACCGTCGCCACGCCAACCTGGATCGTCGACCGACCGGGCGCCTACACGTTTACCGCGACCCCGGTCGTCGCCGCGCCGGACGGCTCGGTGGTCGAGGGTGCGACCGCGTCGTACCGCCTCGACGTGAGCGAGCCGGTCACGCCGACGCCGACGGCCACCCCCGTTCCCTCGCCGTCGCCCACGCCGACGCCTCCGCCCGCGCCGACCCCGGACCCGGTCGCAGCTGCGGCTGCGGCTGCCGCACCGTCCGCGGCGACCGCGGCCGATCGCTGCGCCGTCCCCGGTCTGGC encodes the following:
- a CDS encoding sortase; the encoded protein is MLGHVGWQTYGTTWLAEGRHAATVADLTAAWRTGEDTVATDAGPSRAVVRIPRFGASYAVPVVEGTADDALSSGFGHFVGSAGPGGVGNYALAGHRITRGEPLRRMAELRRGDEVVVSTRDADLVYELLTDGDELELPLAETWVLDDTPTNPDGGPQPPRGVGQRLLTLTTCADLFHSEDRFVAFAVLTETRPVDAR
- the rpsN gene encoding 30S ribosomal protein S14; amino-acid sequence: MAKKSKIVANERRKQIVARYAERRAGLKERVRTAATAEERDAAVRALGRMPRDASPVRVRNRDQVDGRPRGYVGKVGLSRINLRTLAHRGELPGMTKSSW
- the rpmB gene encoding 50S ribosomal protein L28, which gives rise to MARVCQVTGATPGFGHHVSHSHRRTKRRFDVNIQSKRYWVPSLGHQVTLTLSARGIKTVDQRGIEAVVAQLRSRGVRL
- the rpmG gene encoding 50S ribosomal protein L33, with protein sequence MSRKGSDLRPIVKLRSTAGTGYTYVTKKNRRNDPERLVLRRYDPRVRRHVDFREER
- the rpmF gene encoding 50S ribosomal protein L32 — encoded protein: MAVPKRKTSRSNTRHRRSQWKATPVDLVPVTVDGLVHHVPRPLVRAVERGYVDPTTGARR
- a CDS encoding GTP-binding protein codes for the protein MARPDAHLLVGFERLDGAELVSRRFSQARRDTWRYPAHEQQLPDLGAGHAWRIDLSSPRPFHPERLLDHIETLADGPFRSRGCFWVPTRPQDALEWSGAGGQLSIGAYSTWGRRTPRTRLIFTGTGAPPAGLEGAFERLLLAPEEALLRRRSWDVLEDGLEPWLGDIHDLA
- a CDS encoding HAD-IC family P-type ATPase — its product is MTTTTEPVTGVRLVARSEAAGRARHFAPGLVGSTARAVQVEDAVAQVHGVRAVHAYPRTGALVVWFRPGASDHGVVTEAVTAGLCTSSVVVPSRRPRSEDVSNGDLARMSVGGAALVLLGIRRYVARRPPVLGPTARTAAAGVTLFTGYPFLRGALRGLAGLATPTAISAAIGNGARRGILVKGGSHLEAAARVDAVVFDKTGTLTVGRPVVTNVVSFSDDWTPEQVLTYAASSEIHSRHPLAQAVIRSTEDRHIAIPAHEECEVLLGLGMRTFTDGRVLLLGNLDLLDQEKVSVPDDATARVTRLQRDTETPLLLAVDGTLTGLISLRDTVRPESRAVVAALRADGVRRVVMLTGDHPHVARAVADELGIDEWHAQVLPEGKQDVVRTLQAEGHVVAMVGDDLCRLLDLSREAVRVIRQNYGMSIAVNAIGLGVGATGALSPVVAALLHNASSIAVVGNSARITRYRVEQDPPPGMVPAGQVRPEDGASTGG
- the rpsR gene encoding 30S ribosomal protein S18 — translated: MSARSVPRSRPGGTKRRKPLLAPDVAHVDYKDTALLRTFISDRGKIRSRRVTGLTPQQQRAVTRAIKNARELALLPYTHLRPEGTT
- a CDS encoding DUF1490 family protein, giving the protein MMTGFVAKAGSTILTGLVGAATYDGAKKALSGGTAREGAVVALAWGLRGQRRAEVGAEQVRLVTGDLVAEARARVGEQAPPPGAADLVHDHDH
- the ykgO gene encoding type B 50S ribosomal protein L36: MKVRNSIRSLKNQPGSQVVRRRGRIYVINKQNPRLKARQG